From Desulfovibrio sp. TomC, a single genomic window includes:
- a CDS encoding ParA family protein — MARILAVANQKGGVGKTTTALSLAAALALLGRRVLVMDLDPHGCASAHLGIFPEGLSASAADVFLAGAPADVPWDKVISNPGRGLFDLAPSHTRLADLDMDLAERKGKGILLRQALESGPAYDHVLLDCPPHTGVVLVNALVASDLLIIPIQTDFLALHGVRHLFDTMRALNRVLPRPIAYRALATMFDRRAKACTRVLALLRAKFGDRMFSTVIGLDTKFREASALGKVIQEVSPECRGACEYARLAEEVAVL, encoded by the coding sequence GTGGCCCGGATATTGGCCGTAGCCAATCAAAAAGGCGGGGTCGGCAAGACCACAACGGCGTTGTCGCTGGCTGCAGCGTTGGCCCTTTTAGGGCGGCGGGTGCTGGTCATGGACCTTGACCCGCATGGCTGCGCCTCGGCCCATCTGGGGATTTTTCCCGAGGGACTGTCTGCTTCGGCGGCGGATGTGTTTCTGGCCGGAGCCCCGGCCGACGTGCCCTGGGACAAGGTGATCAGCAATCCGGGGCGTGGACTCTTTGATCTGGCCCCGAGCCATACCCGGCTGGCCGATCTGGACATGGACCTTGCCGAGCGAAAAGGGAAGGGCATATTGTTGCGACAAGCTCTGGAATCGGGACCGGCCTATGACCATGTGCTGCTTGACTGTCCGCCCCACACCGGCGTGGTGCTGGTCAACGCCCTGGTGGCCTCGGACTTGCTGATCATCCCGATTCAGACGGATTTTTTAGCCCTGCACGGCGTGCGCCACCTTTTTGATACCATGCGGGCGCTCAACCGGGTGCTGCCCCGGCCCATCGCCTACCGGGCCCTGGCCACCATGTTCGACCGCCGGGCCAAGGCCTGCACCCGGGTGCTGGCCTTGCTGCGCGCCAAGTTCGGCGACCGGATGTTTTCCACGGTCATCGGGTTGGACACCAAGTTTCGGGAGGCCAGCGCTCTGGGCAAGGTGATCCAGGAGGTCTCCCCGGAATGCCGGGGTGCCTGCGAATATGCCAGATTGGCCGAGGAGGTGGCGGTTCTGTGA